The Salvelinus namaycush isolate Seneca chromosome 26, SaNama_1.0, whole genome shotgun sequence genomic sequence CAGACTtaatgtaacggctgtcctcctcctcttcagaagaagaggaggagtagggattggaccaaagcgcagcgtggaatgtagacataattaagtttattaaagtaaagacgaaaaccgaaaacacttctacaaaataacaaacgaatcgtagacagacctgaactatgtgaacttacatataacacgaagaacgcacgaacaggtacagactacaacaaacgaacgaacaaaccgaaacagtcccgtgtggtgcaacatacacagacacagaagacaatcacccacaaacaaacagtgtgaacagcctacctttatatggttctcaatcagaggaaacgtcaaacacctgtccctgattgagaaccatataaggctaattaccactaacctaaacatagaaacacaaaacatagaatgcccacccaaactcacgccctgaccaactaaacacatacaaaaataacagaaaacaggtcaggaacgtgacagaacccccccctcaaggtgcgaactccggacgcaccaccaaaagtctaggggagggtctgggtgggcatctgtccacggtggcggctcaggctctgggcgtggtcccaatcccaccatagtcaattcccgctttcgtatccccctctcaatgaccaccctccaaattaaccccactggattaaggggcaacaccggactgaggggcagctcctggctggctggctctggcggatcctggctggctggctctggcgggtcatggctcgctgacggctctggctggtcatggctcgctgacggctctggctggtcatggctcgctgacggctctggctggtcatggctcgctgacggctctggctggtcatggctggctgacggctctggctggtcatggctggctgacggctctggctggtcatggctggctgacggctctggctggtcatggctggctgacggctctggctggtcatggctggctgacggctctggctggtcatggctggctgacggctctggctggtcatggctggctgacggctctggctggtcatggctggctgacggctctggctggtcatggctggctgacggctctggctggtcatggctggctgacggctctggctggtcatggctggctgacggctctggctggtcatggctggctgacggctctggctggtcatggctggctgacggctctggctggtcatggctggctgacggctctggctggtcatggctggctgacggctctggctggtcatggctggctgacggctctggctggtcatggctggctgacggctctggctggtcatggctggctgacggctctggctggtcatggctggctgacggctctggctggtcatggctggcggaaggctctggctggtcatggctggcggaaggctctggctgatcctgtctggcggaaggctctggctgatcctgtctggcggaaggctctggctgatcctgtctggctgaaggctctggctgatcctgtctggcggaaggctctggctgatcctgtctggcggaaggctctggctgatcctgtctggcggaaggctctggctgatcctgtctggcggaaggctctggctgatcctgtctggcggaaggctctggctgatcctgtctggcggaaggctctggctgatcctgtctggcggaaggctctggctgatcctgtctggcggaaggctctggctgatcctgtctggcggaaggctctagcggctcctgtctggcggaaggctctagcggctcctgtctggcggaaggctctagcggctcctgtctggcggaaggctctagcggctcctgtctggcggacggctctgaaggctcatggcagacgggcggctttgcaggctcatggcagacgggcggctttgaaggctcagtaccgacgggcagttcatgcggcgcttggcagacggacagttcagacggcgttgggcagacgggcagttcaggcgccgttgggcagacgggcagttcaggcgccgttgggcagactgcagactctggccggctgagacgcactgtaggcctggtgcgtggtaccggaactggaggtaccgggctaaggacacgcaccatcaggctagtgcggggaacaacaacagggcacactggactctcaaggcgtactataggcctggtgcgtggtaccggcactggtgttactgggctgagggcacgcacatcagggcgagtacggggagaaggaacagtgcgtacagggctcgagacgcacaggaggcttggtgcatggtgtaggcactggtggtactgggctggagacacgcaccatagggctagtgcgtggaggaggaacagggctctggagacgcacaggaaacctggtgcgtggtgtaggcacaggtggtactgggctggagcggggaggtggcgccggaaataccggaccgtgcaggcgtactggctcccttgagcactgagcctgcccaaccttacctggttatatgctccccgtagcccgaccagtgcggggaggtggaataacccgcaccgggctatgtaggcgaactggggacaccatgcgtaaggctggtgccatgtaagccggcccgaggagacgcactggtggccagatgtgtagagccggcttcatggcacttggctcaatgctcaatctggcccggccaatacgaggagctggtatgtaccgcaccgggctgtgcacacgtacaggagacaccatgcgctctactgcgtaacacagtgtctgcccgtactctcgctctccacggtaagtacagggagtgggcgcaggtctcctacctgacttcgccactctcccttttagccccccccccccccaagacatttttggggtttactcacaggcttccagccacgtctccttgctgcctcctcaaaccaccgctcctgggctttagctgcctccctctcttcaacagagcggcgatattcccctgtctgagcccagggtccttttccgtccaatatttcctcccaagtccacgagtcctggttctttggccgctgctgctggttcctctcacgctgcttgctccatggttggtgggtgattctgtaacggctgtcctcctcctcttcagaagaagaggaggagtagggattggaccaaagcgcagcgtggaatgtagacataattaagtttattaaagtaaagacgaaaaccgaaaacacttctacaaaataacaaacgaatcgtagacagacctgaactatgtgaacttacatataacacgaagaacgcacgaacaggtacagactacaacaaacgaaccgaaacagtcccgtgtggtgcaacatacacagacacagaagacaatcacccacaaacaaacagtgtgaacagcctacctttatatggttctcaatcagaggaaacgtcaaacacctgtccctgattgagaaccatataaggctaattaccactaacctaaacatagaaacacaaaacatagaatgcccacccaaactcacgccctgaccaactaaacacatacaaaaataacagaaaacaggtcaggaacgtgacacttaatGACCCTACGTACTAAAGCTCTCTTCCTTTGGAAATCAACTAGATTCTCAGGAGTCATATTCCTACGCAACACTCTGTAAGTCCTATTTTTTTATTGAATTGCCACAGTGCACTCTTCAGTCCACCAAGGAACCACCTTCATTTTCTCACCCACTTCACTCATTGGTACATATAGATTCGCAGCACTCAATATCAGAGATCACAGAGGGAGCACATACATCTACCAGCCTCTCTAAAGACAACTGTCCAATAGACTTTAAGCAATGATCTCAACTTTTCTCAGTCTGCTTCATGAAAGCCCCATCTTCTGAATGGTACCCTATCTGGAATAGTAACATCAAAGTTTATGGTACACCAAATCTGGAAATGATCACGTCTAACAGTAAAATCATTCATTACATTACATTCACACATCGATGCAATATAGTTAGAAGCTGTTATGAGGTCCAGGCAGGATGTAACCCCTCTAACAATGTCAACTCTTGTACCACATCCATTGTTAAGACATGCTAATGCTGTGGTTTCTATCATATCTTCCACAATGTACCATTAcgctgcatcggcaagatagaacagctgcctccggtaagacaaggtgtggcagtctgtgtatatttgtaaacaccAGCTGGAgcacgaaatctaatattaaggaagtctcaaggttttgctcgcctgaggtagagtatctcatgataagctgtagaccacactatttatcaagttttaatttagaattttcgtacctgtctatttaccaccacaaaccgatgctggcactaaattgaacctttatttaactaggcaagccagttaagaacaaattcttatttacaatgatgacctaccccgGTGAAACCCAGCGTCATGCTGGTCCAATTATGCGtcaccctatgggattcccaatcacagccggatgtgtataaggccataaacaggaaaacgctcatccagaggcagtgcTCATAGTGgttggggactttaatgcagggaaacttaaatccattttacatcgtttctaccagcatgttaaatgtgcaagcagagggggaaaaaaaaactctggaacacctttactccacacacagagatgcgtacaaagctctcccccgccctccatatggcaaatctgatcataattctatcctcctgattcctgcttacaagcaaaaactaaagcaggacgcaccagtgactcgttcaataaagaagtggtcagatgacgcagatgctaaactacaggactgttttgctagcacagactggaatatgttctgggactcttccgatggcattgaggagtacaccacatcagtcactggcttcatcaataagtgcatcgatgacgtcgtccccacagtgaccgtacgtacagaGGAATGCTAACTTGTGTCACTGGCATAGAGGGCGTTGGCGGAGCAGCCTGTCCCCCGTGCTCCGTGTTGGCCTCGGAGCCTCTCGGGACTGTGTGCCATGCTGTACCAGAGGGGCAGATTGGGAAAGAAAGGCAGACAGGTCAGGTCCATGTGGAGGGGTGGTCAGGTCAACTCCCTGTTCGTTCCTCTCCAGGAAGGATGAGACCATTCGTGCCTCCTCAAATTCCCTTCTTGCTTGACGGTGCCGTCGCTGCTGTGCCAGGTTCTTGGCAATGAATTCCCATTACTGTAGAGCTCTACGGGCCTGCTCATCCAATAGGTGATATTGTTCGTCAGCCTGTCGTTCCTCCTCAATCTGAAGCTCAATTTCCTCCAACGCTAGTAGGACAGCGGTCTGTGAATCGCTGAGGGCTAGTGAATGGCGGCTGCCATGGCCACTTCGAAAGGGGTATCCACTGGTCGAACTCACTCCGTCTAGAGTGCCTCGTCGATTTCCCATTAGTTAAGGGGTGAGCGGAGCCTGCCTCAGGAAGCTGGTCGACCTGTGCGGTGGGTGTTACCTCCTCCATAGGTTCTTCCTGTAGACCACTTTCCCGTCCCAAAGCAGTTTCCGGTCCTTGGCACGGAGGGGATGGTTGATGGCTGAAACGTACAGTTGATCGATCACCACTTTGAGCTCTGGTGGGCTTGCTCTTTGATGTGGGAAACTCGACCACATAATCCTTAAGATAACCAGGTGCTTGTCTGGTTCTTCTGGTGGTTGAGGATGAAACCAGGTGCTTGTCTGGTTCTTCTGGTGGTTGAGGATGAAACCAGGTGCTTGTCTGGTTCTTCTGGTGGTTGAGGATGAAACCAGGTGCTTGTCTGGTTCTTCTGGTGGTTGAGGATGAAACCAGGTGCTTGTCTGGTTCTTCTGGTGGTTGAGGATGAAACCAGGTGCTTGTCTGGTTCTTCTGGTGGTTGAGGATGAAGCCTTCCTTGTTGCTTTAGGCTTTGCTCCTGGATCTTTTATTTGTTCCAAGACTTTTCCCTCAGCtgctttcttcctctctccttccttccagtGGAGACAATTCTTCCTTCTCCATTTCCTTTTCACCTGTCTTTGGTTCAGTCATGATCCTGCTCAAAGGACCATTGAAAGATCAGTGGAATCTGTGTGGGgaggaatggatgagactgaggcaggaattcctttaaccataaagtggtatatttactgggtagtctgtgctgcataacaaaggaaacagaataacatgtatccaatcaaattGATAACATGTATAcaatcaaattcataatcacaaagatcaaatcataacaatcattcattattaacataattagggaattcaacaaaccagttcattaagaagtcaatagGAATCATCCTTGAGTCATTTATGCACGTAACTATATATCATAATCATGAGAAGAATAATACAAACAGTGATCGGTTATTCAATCTATAATCCCCATTAGTTTCGTATCAGAATCGATCAGTTCAGCAAACGATGACGTTTCATATTTCACCCTTTCAAGTGTCTTCATATGTACATGTcattacatattaaccatataTCGATGGCATAACTGGCCTGTGATGATCCGTAGGGCCGTGATCATTGACCTTAGGTTTGAAGTGTGCGCTCCAAGCCGCTCTCCGCAGTaataactataaacaataactgatggTCCACTCTCCCGATCGCAAaagatagttcagatgaaaggtaacagattTGGTGGACTTACGTGGATTCATGGACACACAGATCTTCTGGATTagacggagttaaggaagagaaagcagcgagatcgGGCGATGGAGATTTCCTTCTTTTATGGAGTTGAGATCTGTCGGACATttccacctgacctaattaaagcgcccctggccaagctgagtaagtggccatgaattaaaggattcttccaccaactccatgggccttttctacagTATTTCAGATTGTAACTTTAAACCACATTTGTTTCTAATACACAACTAATTTTCACCTGCCACAGTTCATGTGCAGCAGAATTCCATGAAAAAGGAAATCATTATTTGGAGATAATCATTTACAGAATAAACAAAATCAGGAACAAGCACTTTGATTGGTTAAAAAGAATAGCGTTTACCCTCagtgttttaaatatatttttgtatctCTTCTTAAATCCACCCTCCTCTCAGTAATCCATCTTCAGGGAGAAGTGACACCATAAGAACAAGACCGTTGATGTTCTCCATGGTTGTGTTGACGGTGGGAGGCCTGAGGGGCGGGTCATCAGTCACGGACTTCCTCACTCCAACTGGCGGAGATGTTCTCATTAAGAAAGAGCACACAGTAGAGTAGGAGGTAGATAGATACAGTAGCTGTTCCCTCTGAGATCGTCTACATTACCGTCAGCAACTGCAGACCAACTGATCAGACCTACAAACCACGTTTCTTCCTAAATTACTACTCATTATGATTAGATCGGTCAGTCTGCAGCTGCCGGCAGCAACGTAGTTGGCCTCAAACACGCACTACGTGAAGTAATCTAGCTTGCTGCCGATGGTCTTGCAGCCCTTGACGGAGAAGATCTTCTCGCTCTTTGGGAAATAGAGCAAGTCTCTGGCCATCTTGTCGACCACGTCCTGGTTGGGCTCCAGGCCCTTGGCGGACATCTCTGCCATGCCACACAGCAGCACGTGTCTGTACTCCAGAGGCAGGAAGGGGACAAAGAAGTCAACTAGGTTCTTCTCTATCAGACTAGAGTGCCACAACCCACCTAcacagagaaagggagggagggacacagtCATGAGATGGGCAAAAATAAGCTACCACCAATTGCTTACCTAATCCTCTCAGATGTACACAAGTGCCTAGGGGATAAGGATAGTCATAAGATGGGCAGGGGCAAGAAAGGCAGATGGACAGAATATAGATATCACAGGTAATCTTTGTATTGAAGGTCTGAAAAGACTCCAATAACATCCCCAGTCTTCTAACCCCAGGCTTGGTAGCATAAAGGAGAGAATCTTGACCTTAGAGAAACATGTGCATGATTTGTTAAATATAAAAAAGAGTTACCAAAGTTCATAAGTTAAGCTTCAGCCCTAAAGAAGGACAGCAAAGAGGTGGCTTACTCTTCTTGTTGTTGAACAAGGACAGGGAGAGATCTGGTTCTAAGTCATGCAATtgtatctcctctctgtctcgACCTGCTTTCCAGAATTCCAGGGCCACCTGTGCGAAGTTCTCTATTCCAGCGTTGCTATGGAGATGAGCAAAACAAACTAGTAGATATTAAAGTTTCACTATGCAGAAATGTCCTTGTTGCTAAAACTCTAATAGTTtgtctaatttcagtttatgtgacaaaataagctaGTAGATaatcactgtaccatctaaactactgtgaaatatattttcttcaACTAATAATATTgttgtttcagctgtttgaagctggtgtaaaaaaaatgagtaaaagtaaaaagacaaaaacaaaacttaagaatgggaagcatagaaattgaGCACATAACTGACCTACTCCTTCTTAGACTTGGTTTCAAGTAGAATGATGGCTCTAttactcacatttctatgtgaatttggtcaggttgccCATAAAAATTGTGTATTGCCATTTTAAGCTGGGTTCAACTTTCTTTTTCTTCCTCACTGGTCCGGACATGGGGTAGTTTCTAAATGCATTAGGTTCATGTGTGGTGATtttatttgctaaataaaaaatCTGAAGTAATTGAACTTTAGTTTTGGGAGCCATAGCTAAAAGTCAGCTGTCAATCAAATAAGTAAAACCATGGTCACTACAACGAGTCGTTAAGTTGTGAGAAAGATAAGATCATGGATGACTACTATATTTGACTGTAAATccagaatttaaaaaatacaaaagtcTCCAAAAGTAACACATGAATTCTTATCACACAGTGCTGGTCTGTCTGGCCTACCTGAGGAAGATGAAGATGGCTTGGCGGTATGAGACCCCATCCAGATATTCGTAGTAATCCAGGTAGGGCTTTATACAGTCAATCAGGCCAGGGATCATCTTTTCCATCTCGTCAAAGATGAACATGGAACGTGGGCAGTTGGTGACGTTGCCTTTGACCCACTGCTGCAGCTGAGACTGGGGGATGGTCACAGCAGTAAAAACACAGGCTTATCTACAGCAGTGAAGATAGCTTACAGGAAAgccacaaaatatatattttttaattcagatatacattaccagtcaaaagtttggacacacccactcattccacGTTTTTCatttctttactattttctacattgtaaaataatagtgaagactatgaaaactatgaaataacacatatggaatcatgtggtaaccaaaatagtgttaacctctcttgggtagggggcagtattttgacgtccggatgaaaagcgtgcccaacgtaaactgcctgttactcaggcccggaagctgggatatgcatataattgctagatttggatagaaaacactctaaagtttctaaaactgttagaattgtgtctgtgagtataacagaactgatatggaaGGCGAAACCCCCAGGACAAACTATCCCTCCCCCAAAACAAATTCATCCTACCACTATTTTCAACGGctatcacttttattataaggccaagttctcccagattgcagttcctagggcttccactagatgtcaacagtctttagaaagagtttcaggctggtttttggaaaaatgagcaagaaattgtagtttttctaggtggctcccattttggctgtagtgtttccatgcgcgtggaagagagcgcctttggtatttttctccagtaataacaataacgattctccgtcttaaattttaacgtttatttacgtattagggtacctaaggtttgattataaaagttgtttgacttgtttggaaaagtttattagtaacgtttgggattaattttgtatgcattttgatggagcgaaactgggtggattattgactgaagcacacccgctaaactgagtttttatgtatataaaggacattatcgaaccAGGACCTTTTgaagtgccaacagaagaagatcatcaaaggtaaggcattttctatatcgctatttctgactttcgtgtcgcacctgcctggatgaaatatgtttttcatggttttgtatgcggggcgctgtcctcagataatcgcatggtgtgctttcgccgtaaagcctttttgaaatctgacacagtggctggattaacaagaagttaagctttattttgatgacgttaccgtcccacctgcccataagaagttaaacaaatccaaatatattttatatttgagattcttcaaaagaagccaccatttgccttgacagctttgcacactcttggcattctctcaaccagcttcacttggaatgcgtTTCCAACAGTCTtcgagttcctacatatgctgagcacttgttgattGCTTtatcttcactctgcggtccaactcatcccaaaccatctcaattgattTGAGgatgggtgattgtggaggccaggtcatctgatgcagcactccatcacgatccttcttggtcaaatagcccatatcgctgcagaatgctgtggtagccatgctggttgtgtgccttgaattcaaaatatatcacaacagtgtcaccagcaaagcacccccagaccatcacacctcctccatgcttcacggtgggaactacacatacagatatcatccattcacctactctgcatctcacaaagacatctcacattgcttgtgtttcttggcccaagcaagtctcttctcatTTTTGTCCTTTGgtcgtggtttctttgcagaaatttgaccacgaaggcctgattcacgcagtctcctctgaacagttgacgttgagatgtgtctgttacttgaactctgtgaagcatttatttgggctgcaatttctgtggctggtaactctaatgaacttatcctctgcagcagaggtaactctgggtcttccattccggtggcggtcctcatgagagccagtttcatcatcgcGCTTGATgtattttgcgactgcacttgaagaaactttcaaagttctggaaatgttccgtattgactgaccttcatgtcttaaagtaatgacggactgtcgtttctctttgcttatttgagctgttctttttaacaaagtttatttagatttgtttaacacattggttactacatgattccattttatttcatagttttgatgtcttcactattattctacaatatagaaaatagttgTTTTTAAAAAacgtggaatgagtaggtgtgtccaaacttttgactgatactgtacattCCCTATCATATAGAACCCTCAAATCCAAatctggaccttgaagccagttccactgctttttctTTTTCATTCTTCCCATCTaaccagggactgatttagacctgggacaccatgtgggtgcaattaattaccAGGTAGATCAGAAAACCAACAGTACTCCAGACCTTGTAGGGTAAGATTTGAATTCCACaggttctttttttttttttacagcctaATTCTCCATTGAGAATTTCCCTGCCACGGTTACTGGGGAATACATTTCAATATAACAAAATACTTAAAAAAgaaggaccaaggcactcttcatataatggccaaggcactcttcatttgtatggcatgttcaatagaaacaaggTTTAAAAAATCCGACGCGtctcggctgcatggccttcgtcagggagtacaaagaaataatagaatgtcctcttttgaacagcttttccaattaACCCTAatttgaagagggagtggttacagaattgattggacacacctagtatgcaatactatacacattaaaaagtgaaatactgtacTTGTTTAACCTTGTAGTTCTCAAGCTGACCCCGATGAGGGAAGTGACGTGTAAAGTCAAGCTGATGGACGAAACTGCTGGCCATGCCCTCCTTGTAGACGTTTTCAGCTATCAACTGGCTGACTAAGTTCTTCCCTGTGCCACTCCAGCCATGTAGAGAGAGCACCAGGGGCTTTTTAGGATTTTTATTGTTCATGAAACCCGTTACAGCTTTCTGGATGACTCTGGAGGCAACATGTTGACCAAACAGCTTCTGATCTAGGGCCACTTCCAAACCTGATGACAGGGAAGGAGTTGATTATTAGTGTCAATCAATGGGACATGTGCTACGAATGCACCACCATTATTTCTATACTAATTATAGGTGGTTATCTTAATAAAGTGATTAGTTATGCATGTATGGCACAGCTGCTAAGTAGGCTAGCGGTGCACGAGTTAGCTGTTTGTTCActcgcacccgcccgcccgcaattgctaataacccatgcACAACCACCCGACTGTCATGACTTTCCCTCATGGGTGAGGATCAAAGAtggcagacccccccccccccaccaccagagaggaagaagagggggagtgGGGCCGGTTGTATGACTTTAACGACTGGTCGAAAACTCTCTCCCTCTTACACTGCAGTATGGAGAAGTCAAAAATCCTTTGTGTGTAGACACTCTTGCCAAAACTTCAAACATCAAAAGATTGGACAATGGAACATTAGCTTTAATATTCAAACGTCTGGAATGGTTGATGTGGACCCAAACAATAATTCTATCATAtcctttgttgttttgtaatatCATTAAGGAGGGTAAAACTAAATAACGGTATCTCTAAAGGGTGTACACATTCCAGTTAGATTTACATCTGTTGTAAAacatatgattaaatatgaaactatttctGAGaag encodes the following:
- the LOC120021805 gene encoding torsin-1A-like isoform X2, which produces MRATYKTFFVFYVLISNVFVNALEPISTTFVFGLGVAAVGRKLYNYVYDERCNSKWIAFNSTGLEVALDQKLFGQHVASRVIQKAVTGFMNNKNPKKPLVLSLHGWSGTGKNLVSQLIAENVYKEGMASSFVHQLDFTRHFPHRGQLENYKSQLQQWVKGNVTNCPRSMFIFDEMEKMIPGLIDCIKPYLDYYEYLDGVSYRQAIFIFLSNAGIENFAQVALEFWKAGRDREEIQLHDLEPDLSLSLFNNKKSGLWHSSLIEKNLVDFFVPFLPLEYRHVLLCGMAEMSAKGLEPNQDVVDKMARDLLYFPKSEKIFSVKGCKTIGSKLDYFT
- the LOC120021805 gene encoding torsin-1A-like isoform X1 yields the protein MRATYKTFFVFYVLISNVFVNALEPISTTFVFGLGVAAVGRKLYNYVYDERCNSKWIAFNSTGLEVALDQKLFGQHVASRVIQKAVTGFMNNKNPKKPLVLSLHGWSGTGKNLVSQLIAENVYKEGMASSFVHQLDFTRHFPHRGQLENYKVKQSQLQQWVKGNVTNCPRSMFIFDEMEKMIPGLIDCIKPYLDYYEYLDGVSYRQAIFIFLSNAGIENFAQVALEFWKAGRDREEIQLHDLEPDLSLSLFNNKKSGLWHSSLIEKNLVDFFVPFLPLEYRHVLLCGMAEMSAKGLEPNQDVVDKMARDLLYFPKSEKIFSVKGCKTIGSKLDYFT